The following proteins are co-located in the Pyricularia oryzae 70-15 chromosome 1, whole genome shotgun sequence genome:
- a CDS encoding oxidoreductase has protein sequence MAEVPRLDFSRFSQGTKQEKEEFGEALTKALIEHGFVKLVNHGIADEAVVNLLEQSRKFFNLPAPALQRIACVPGPNPQRGWCGQGTELVSKTRKENYAGHDDVTKLMDAREHFDAGPLEDAQFPNLWPDENDLPGFRETIANHYQICKKVAHQLMAAVEIGMGLSAGVLVDRCRQEASEISLNRYPQIASETLAEGHTKRIWPHTDYGVITLLFQDGVGGLELEDRTRPGEFLPVTPTAPGGRAEMVVNASDTFERWTNGVVRAGLHRVTLPCDEKRAVVPERYSCAFFQKASRETSAGPLPQFVTEDNPARYDEITALQFQQRRNRLHY, from the exons ATGGCAGAGGTTCCCAGACTTGATTTTTCCCGGTTCAGCCAGGGCACAAAACAGGAAAAAGAGGAGTTTGGAGAGGCGCTGACAAAGGCTCTCATCGAGCATGGGTTCGTCAAGCTGGTAAACCATGGCATTGCTGATGAGGCAGTCGTAAACTTACTAGAACAG TCACGCAAATTCTTCAATCTGCCTGCGCCCGCCTTGCAACGGATTGCTTGTGTTCCAGGCCCAAACCCACAACGTGGCTGGTGCGGACAAGGCACTGAGCTAGTGTCAAAAACACGCAAGGAGAATTACGCAGGGCACGACGATGTCACCAAACTGATGGATGCTCGG GAGCATTTTGACGCAGGGCCGCTCGAAGATGCACAATTTCCCAACCTATGGCCCGACGAAAACGACCTGCCAGGCTTCCGCGAGACCATCGCAAACCACTACCAGATCTGCAAAAAGGTAGCCCACCAGCTCATGGCCGCCGTCGAGATTGGCATGGGCCTCTCCGCCGGCGTGCTGGTGGACCGCTGCCGCCAAGAAGCCAGCGAGATATCCCTGAACCGGTACCCGCAGATCGCCAGCGAGACGCTGGCCGAGGGCCACACGAAGCGCATCTGGCCGCACACCGACTACGGCGTCATCACGCTGCTGTTCCAGGACGGCGTCGGCGGGCTGGAGCTCGAGGACAGGACCAGGCCCGGCGAGTTCCTGCCCGTGACGCCGACTGCACCGGGAGGCAGGGCCGAGATGGTCGTCAACGCCAGCGACACGTTTGAGCGCTGGACCAACGGCGTCGTCAGGGCCGGCCTGCACCGCGTCACGCTGCCGTGCGACGAGAAGAGGGCCGTGGTGCCCGAGCGGTACTCGTGTGCCTTTTTCCAAAAGGCGAGCCGGGAGACGTCGGCCGGGCCGCTGCCGCAGTTTGTGACCGAGGACAACCCGGCGCGCTACGATGAGATTACGGCGTTGCAGTTCCAGCAGCGCAGGAACCGGCTGCACTATTAG